From one Desmodus rotundus isolate HL8 chromosome X, HLdesRot8A.1, whole genome shotgun sequence genomic stretch:
- the DKC1 gene encoding H/ACA ribonucleoprotein complex subunit DKC1 isoform X2: protein MADVEVFAVPKKHKKKKEPKTLPEEDVAEIQHAGEFLIKPESKVAQLDTSQWPLLLKNFDKLNIRTTHYTPLPCGSNPLKREIGDYIRTGFINLDKPSNPSSHEVVAWIRRILRVEKTGHSGTLDPKVTGCLIVCIERATRLVKSQQSAGKEYVGIVRLHNAIEGGTQLARALETLTGALFQRPPLIAAVKRQLRVRTIYESKMIEYDPERRLGIFWVSCEAGTYIRTLCVHLGLLLGVGGQMQELRRVRSGVMSEKDHMVTMHDVLDAQWLYDNHKDESYLRRVVYPLEKLLTSHKRLVMKDSAVNAICYGAKIMLPGVLRYEDGIEVNQEIVVITTKGEAICIAVALMTTAVISTCDHGIVAKIKRVIMERDTYPRKWGLGPKASQKKLMIKQGLLDKHGKPTDSTPATWIQEYVDYSDVVKTEVGAETVQTPKVKRKRESDSDETSPASPQVIKKEKEKKKKKDKKAKAAPESAGEPGDGDNDTTKKKKKKKKIKAEIVSD from the exons ATGGCGGACGTTGAAG TATTTGCTGTGCCAAagaagcataaaaagaaaaaagagcccaAGACATTACCAGAAGAAGATGTTGCA GAAATTCAACATGCTGGAGAATTTCTTATCAAACCTGAATCCAAAGTGGCTCAGTTGGACACATCTCAGTGGCCCCTGTTGCTAAAG AATTTTGATAAGCTAAATATAAGGACAACACATTACACACCTCTTCCTTGTGGTTCAAATCCTCTGAAGAGAGAGATTGGGGATTATATCAG GACAGGTTTCATTAATCTTGATAAGCCCTCCAACCCCTCCTCCCACGAGGTGGTAGCCTGGATCCGACGAATACTGCGGGTGGAGAAGACAGGACACAGTGGCACTCTGGATCCCAAGGTGACCGGCTGTTTAATCGTCTGCATAGAACGAGCCACCCGCTTGGTAAAATCACAACAGAGCGCAG GCAAAGAGTATGTGGGAATTGTCCGGCTGCACAATGCTATTGAAGGGGGGACCCAACTTGCCAGG GCCCTAGAAACTCTGACAGGTGCCTTGTTCCAGCGACCTCCTCTTATTGCTGCAGTAAAGAGGCAACTCCGAGTACGGACCATCTATGAGAGCAAAATGATTGAGTATGATCCTGAAAGAAGATTAG GAATCTTTTGGGTGAGTTGTGAGGCCGGCACCTACATTCGGACGCTGTGTGTACACCTTGGTTTGTTATTGGGAGTTGGCGGTCAGATGCAGGAACTTCGGAGGGTTCGTTCTGGAGTCATGAGCGAAAAG GACCACATGGTGACAATGCACGACGTGCTTGATGCCCAGTGGCTGTACGACAACCACAAGGATGAGAGTTACCTGCGGCGAGTTGTTTACCCTTTGGAGAAGCTGTTAACATCTCATAAACGGCTGGTTATGAAAGACAGTGCA GTGAATGCAATCTGCTACGGGGCGAAGATCATGCTTCCAGGTGTTCTCCGATATGAGGATGGCATTGAAGTCAATCAGGAGATCGTGGTCATCACCACCAAAGGGGAAGCAATCTGCATAG CTGTCGCATTAATGACCACAGCGGTGATCTCCACCTGTGACCACGGGATAGTGGCCAAGATCAAGAGAGTGATTATGGAAAGAGACACTTATCCTCGGAAGTGGGGGTTAGGTCCAAAG GCAAGTCAGAAGAAGCTGATGATCAAGCAGGGCCTTCTGGACAAGCATGGCAAGCCCACAGACAGTACGCCCGCCACCTGGATTCAGGAGTATGTTGACTACAG TGATGTTGTGAAGACTGAGGTGGGTGCCGAAACAGTACAAACCCCAAAGGTG AAGCGGAAGCGAGAGAGTGACAGTGACGAGACTTCGCCAGCGTCTCCACAGGTGattaagaaggaaaaggaaaaaaagaagaagaaggataaGAAGGCCAAAGCTGCTCCGGAGAGCGCAGGAGAGCCAGGAGATGGG gacAATGATACcaccaaaaagaagaagaagaagaagaaaataaaagcagaaatagtTTCTGATTAG
- the DKC1 gene encoding H/ACA ribonucleoprotein complex subunit DKC1 isoform X1, whose protein sequence is MADVEVFAVPKKHKKKKEPKTLPEEDVAEIQHAGEFLIKPESKVAQLDTSQWPLLLKNFDKLNIRTTHYTPLPCGSNPLKREIGDYIRTGFINLDKPSNPSSHEVVAWIRRILRVEKTGHSGTLDPKVTGCLIVCIERATRLVKSQQSAGKEYVGIVRLHNAIEGGTQLARALETLTGALFQRPPLIAAVKRQLRVRTIYESKMIEYDPERRLGIFWVSCEAGTYIRTLCVHLGLLLGVGGQMQELRRVRSGVMSEKDHMVTMHDVLDAQWLYDNHKDESYLRRVVYPLEKLLTSHKRLVMKDSAVNAICYGAKIMLPGVLRYEDGIEVNQEIVVITTKGEAICIAVALMTTAVISTCDHGIVAKIKRVIMERDTYPRKWGLGPKASQKKLMIKQGLLDKHGKPTDSTPATWIQEYVDYSDVVKTEVGAETVQTPKVQKRKRESDSDETSPASPQVIKKEKEKKKKKDKKAKAAPESAGEPGDGDNDTTKKKKKKKKIKAEIVSD, encoded by the exons ATGGCGGACGTTGAAG TATTTGCTGTGCCAAagaagcataaaaagaaaaaagagcccaAGACATTACCAGAAGAAGATGTTGCA GAAATTCAACATGCTGGAGAATTTCTTATCAAACCTGAATCCAAAGTGGCTCAGTTGGACACATCTCAGTGGCCCCTGTTGCTAAAG AATTTTGATAAGCTAAATATAAGGACAACACATTACACACCTCTTCCTTGTGGTTCAAATCCTCTGAAGAGAGAGATTGGGGATTATATCAG GACAGGTTTCATTAATCTTGATAAGCCCTCCAACCCCTCCTCCCACGAGGTGGTAGCCTGGATCCGACGAATACTGCGGGTGGAGAAGACAGGACACAGTGGCACTCTGGATCCCAAGGTGACCGGCTGTTTAATCGTCTGCATAGAACGAGCCACCCGCTTGGTAAAATCACAACAGAGCGCAG GCAAAGAGTATGTGGGAATTGTCCGGCTGCACAATGCTATTGAAGGGGGGACCCAACTTGCCAGG GCCCTAGAAACTCTGACAGGTGCCTTGTTCCAGCGACCTCCTCTTATTGCTGCAGTAAAGAGGCAACTCCGAGTACGGACCATCTATGAGAGCAAAATGATTGAGTATGATCCTGAAAGAAGATTAG GAATCTTTTGGGTGAGTTGTGAGGCCGGCACCTACATTCGGACGCTGTGTGTACACCTTGGTTTGTTATTGGGAGTTGGCGGTCAGATGCAGGAACTTCGGAGGGTTCGTTCTGGAGTCATGAGCGAAAAG GACCACATGGTGACAATGCACGACGTGCTTGATGCCCAGTGGCTGTACGACAACCACAAGGATGAGAGTTACCTGCGGCGAGTTGTTTACCCTTTGGAGAAGCTGTTAACATCTCATAAACGGCTGGTTATGAAAGACAGTGCA GTGAATGCAATCTGCTACGGGGCGAAGATCATGCTTCCAGGTGTTCTCCGATATGAGGATGGCATTGAAGTCAATCAGGAGATCGTGGTCATCACCACCAAAGGGGAAGCAATCTGCATAG CTGTCGCATTAATGACCACAGCGGTGATCTCCACCTGTGACCACGGGATAGTGGCCAAGATCAAGAGAGTGATTATGGAAAGAGACACTTATCCTCGGAAGTGGGGGTTAGGTCCAAAG GCAAGTCAGAAGAAGCTGATGATCAAGCAGGGCCTTCTGGACAAGCATGGCAAGCCCACAGACAGTACGCCCGCCACCTGGATTCAGGAGTATGTTGACTACAG TGATGTTGTGAAGACTGAGGTGGGTGCCGAAACAGTACAAACCCCAAAGGTG CAGAAGCGGAAGCGAGAGAGTGACAGTGACGAGACTTCGCCAGCGTCTCCACAGGTGattaagaaggaaaaggaaaaaaagaagaagaaggataaGAAGGCCAAAGCTGCTCCGGAGAGCGCAGGAGAGCCAGGAGATGGG gacAATGATACcaccaaaaagaagaagaagaagaagaaaataaaagcagaaatagtTTCTGATTAG